The genomic interval tAGACTCATGTATCATTAGCTGTAAATTCTAGAAAAGTGATTTTCTGGGAATCTTCTAGTTTCCTGTTGaaattccctctctcttccctcttctctaccCTGCTTTGCCCTGGGAACCTGGCCTCTGTGTATGGACTGGATCAATGGCTTTCTTACCTTCTGGCTTCCCTTTGGATTCAGCCAGTGGAAAACCCTGGCAGGACACCTGTAGATGGGAGGACAGTACAGCCTGGGTTTTATTAGCTTATCCTAGTTTGGACATGGATTAGCCGCAGTTCCTCTCCGTATGGCCAGGTAATCCTCTCCACACTGCCCTCTCTCAAGGTTCTGGTAACTCCCTCCACTCCCCGTGTTTTAGGCTCAGGGGTGGTAACTGCATCATCCCTTATGTTTTTTCTAAGCCATTCCCTGTCCTTTGGAAATCATCTCTTGTAAATTCTCCTGGATTACTCAGTTTAGTGTGTCATCTTCTTGTTGCTAGAACCTTGTATGTTCCAAGAGATATATTTGAGGATTTACCATCCACAGCGATAATCCATTTTTACAGCTCAAAAAACATCTTTCCTATTTGTTCTTTACTACTTCTGTTACAGAGTCTTGAATACTAGAACACTGAATTGAGGTTCAGAGCACTgtggtttaaatcccagctccactgTAATGTAGCTCTGGGATTTGCACTTAAGCCTTGGGCCCCTATTTGTCACTTGTAAAGGAAAGACCAGCTAgtcccattctctttctttctttcttccttccttccttccttccttcctttctttctttctttctttctttctttctttctttctttctttctttctttctttcttttttagaatttatttatttatttgtcagagaaaaagagcacacacaagcagggggagcaacaggcagagggagaagcaagcttcccactgagaaaggggcccaatgcgggacttgatcccagaacactgggatcatgacctgagacaaaggcagacgcttaaccgactaagtcacccaggtgtccctagtccCATTTTCTTAAGATTCTTTCTAGCAATTAATACTCTATAGATGTCACTGTGCTATTGAAAGATTTAGTCTATCTTATCTTGATGTAGAATTGGAGAGTCTTACCCTATTATttaattctatgtattttattttaaattttttccacaaagaaatatAGTGATGATTCAAAGCATAAGTCGCCTTAACAGAAAAAAGGTGCTGACAGAAGTTTAATATATTTCCCAGTTATTCTAGAAAAGCTGTGTGACTCATTTTGTAAATGATTCAGGAACGAATTTTCTTAAGtcagaaatatttctaatttaaaaaaattcagtttggTTACTGTAATTGCTGTagataagaattctttttttttttttttttaaagattttattttatttatttatttgacagagatagagacagccagcgagagagggaacacaagcagggggagtgggagaggaagaagcaggcttccagcagaggagcctggtgtggggctcgatcccggaacgcctggatcaggccctgagccttaggcagacgcttaatgactgagccacccaggcgcccctgtagataaGAATTCTTAAATGTGGATTCTGGACACCATTCGAATTAGAATTCAGTTTGAAGGCAGCACTTTTAAATCCGTGATTTACTTTAATGATCAGTATTAGGATTAAGTGTGTagttttccccttctttttcttttgatttatagtCAGGTTTTTTTATATTGTAAATACCTGTTGGTGAAGTAATTTGATTTTCAGAGAACTTTCTTTAATTTTGGcttaaacaaaatttaatgaaGTCACCCACTATCACTGAGGGTTGATAAATTGCTAAATGTATACAGTTTTGATGGTTGCCATTGGCTAAACAATGGTTGCAGCCAGGCAAGTGACAGAGATTAATTTTGTGTGTTCCTTGGTTGCAAGGGTGCAATATGTGACTTCTGCGAAGCTTGGGTTTGCCACGGCAGGAAATGTCTCAGTACACACGCCTGTGCCTGCCCTCTTACTGACGCTGAGTGTGTGGAGTGTGAGCGAGGCGTCTGGGACCATGGTGAGTGATTACGTACGAGCAGTGAACTTTACTGTAAGCAAAGGCTGACTTTGAAATATTCTGGATGCTCTTTTTATATCAGTATCcacttttttatggttgagtttGGCAGTTTTCATTGCAGCCTTTACCAGAACAAAAACTACTGTGTTACTTTGGTGTAATTCTGAAATAAATCGCTTGACTTCTTTAAATTGATATTTGTGACTTCTTTAAATTGAAATTTGTCATGTTTACATTTGtgcgttttgttttttaattcaatagGAGGCAGAATATTCAGTTGTTCTTTTTGTCATAACTTTCTCTGTGAAGATGATCAATTTGAACATCAAGCCAGCTGTCAGGTCTTAGAGGCGGAAACATTCAAATGTAAGTTTTTATAAATTAGATGTCCTTTATACCCAGGATTCTTGATAGTTTTAAGTGTGAGACTCAAAAAAGAATCTAGTTTTTCATGCAGGCTTTTGTGGTCTGTAATTCAACTTAatatctattttctgtttctaaaaaaaattcagaaccaCATAATGTTTTTTTCAGTAGGGATGCCACTGGCATTTTGGTTGGGTCAGTTCTTGGTTATGTGGGATTGATCAGACACTATAGGACTTGTAGCCTTCCTGGTCCTGGGTACGAAATGTCATTTTCACCTCCAAGTTCGAGTTACTATAACAAGTCCCACCCCTACCAGCCCCCAACCCACGTAAATTTCCAAATGCCTTCAAGTAAGTGATATGTGATACTACCCCTGGTTTGTTCCTGCTAGTTGGTTTCTGTGACTGTTAGACAAAAGTATGCATCCGAAAGACCTGCGGAGGTTTTTTAAGAACATAGGCACCCAGGCCTCATCTCTGGCGATTCTTTCAAGTCTGTGGTAGGTGCAGGCGTATGTATTTTACCTACACACATAATTGTCATGTAACTTCCAGTTTGAGAACTAGTGTTACTGACTGGGTATTATCAATGGTATTATCTTTATAGATAGattgtgttttataatttctgcATTATTTTTGATTCTCAAAAGCTCAAGATTTAGAGTCAAACATTACTTAAATTCTACCTACTGGGGTTATGTGATTTTGGGCAAATCACCAAATCTTCCTAAAGCTGAGTTTCCTTATATATTAAAGGAAGatgctaatttctttttcaaagagtTAATTAAAATGAGAATCCATATAAAGTGTTATTATGATACCTTTTACTTAGAAGGCCCTTATTAAATAGTTGATATCATTATAGAAAGGCTGAAATTCCCCAGATACTTACTTCCttgagtttggtttttgttttgatatgAAATGCTAGTCTCTATATTCTCCTATAAATTTAAAGTTGATAAGTTACCAGTTTtaatatatgtctatatataaatgcatatatatgtaattcttaaaatattcctACAGAAAAACTCTCAAAGGTTAAAGAACATCTCAAAGTAGATAGCAATTTTGAGCCGTTCTTAGGCTTCTGCAAAATGTATAATACAAAAATTGAATTACTTTATTTGGAGCTTGAGAGCTTTGAGTATTTTGTAGCATTTGAACCACAAAGATGGGCAACTGTGAGTGATAAGACTGTAATTTCATCAGAAAGTTTTAGTGATTCagtaaaagacaaaggaaaaatacaaaagcagaaTAGTTGACAGGATTTTAAGATAAATCTGTCATCATGTCTTTGATACCTGATATGAAGGTCATGCTCATTGCAGGTTCCCGGGTGTCTTTGGTTTACTGTAATTTatcttctttacttctttttttcttgccattCTTTCTTTGCCGGTTGCCATCCAGTGCttgttttttctgaaatattttcctaaCCATACCCATAGGCCCCAAAGTTATAGCTTGTTTCCACCCCCTTAATTGGTCATATCTCATCATTTATAGGTTTGACTTTACTTAGGAATTGGGAGATCCAGAAgttctttaaaatacttatttaccCGCATTATCAGTGGGAaggatgttttaagaaaaaacaaaaaaaacgtgTTGACTctgcctctatttttttaaataattaaaatggctcCAGGACTTCTGATTTAAAATGGCTTGTTATCAGCAGGTTTTCATGCATCGCAACCtgctctctttaaaaatactctGAAGACATAGAGATAGATTTAGAATGGAAACCATTCCCTAATTTAAAACTAGGAAAGTCAAAGTGTTTTTAGAATCTGGGAGAAATGCATTGTTTATGTAAGTCCAAGATTGTAACTCTTGGGGAGAGGAATAACTGGGCAGTGAACTGGAGTGCATATGTGTGGCTTGAGGTAATTAGGGAAAGAAGAATGGTAGGGCCATGTTCCATCCTAGTTTGAGTTCCCAGAAGAAAGGATGAGGGTAAGATAGGCAACAACTTATTTCTTGGGATCATGTCTGTGGCATGTCGATGACTCAAGTAGTGGAGGTAGGAGAAGATTCTATATCAGAAatgcctggggctcctgggtggctcagatggttaaggtctgctcaggtcataatcccagggtcctgggatcgagttctgcatcaggctctctgctcagtggggagcccgcttctccctctgcctgctgctctgccttcttgtgctcactttttttctctctctgtcaaataaataaaatcttaaaaaaaaaaaacaaaaaaaccaaaaaaaaaaccacaaagagaaatGCCTGATGTACACTGGGAGATTGGGTTGGGAGCTTTGTACTTCCAGGATGTGTTCTGGCTATGtatttaaaagagatttataaCATTTTGGTTAAAtataccccccccctttttttttggacCAAATGAAGAAGGAGCCAAAAAACTCTCTGGGCGTATCTTCAGGTGGAAATGATTGAGATTTCAGATTTTTGTCCCCACAGactgaatgaaataatatggttATTATTGGAGTAATTTGGTATACTTATATATGCCTAATatagttaacccttgaacaatatcagggttaggggcaccaaccctCTGcatagttgaaaatctgcatataacttctgacttccccaaaacttaactgctaatagcctactgttgaccagaagccttactgataacataaatggttgattaacacatattttgtatgtattatatattcttacaataaagtaaactagagaaagtaaaatgttactaaggaaatcataaggaagagaagatacatttaaagcactgcactgtatttattgaaaaaaatctgcacataagCGGACTTggacagttcaaacccatgttgttcaagggtcaactgtatatagtAAATACTCagttgatttttaacttttattattaacaCGTAGGACAAATAATACATATCCAACTGAATTACTGGCATTACTGTGGAAGAAAGCAGGATGGTTGGACAGAAGCAATAATAATACACATAATTAAGAGCATCatttctgagtttaaaaaaaatatttgcctgtTCATATTAAAAAGGCTACCCATGAACCATGCAAAACTAAGTAAGAGAATTCCCAAATTAGAAACATCTGGTcaaatatttgcattaaaaagacaggcttccttttatttgttttcctttttattatttcaagacCTCTAAGTGAATTGGAAGTTAATGGTTTATATTCAGGCTTTATTAGGGTAAGGcttagtttattttctctctctctacctctggtactttttttttttttttctttttccatttctggcACAGTCAGTATGTGCCAGACATTCTGGCTTTTTTGATGTATTTGCATTTAAGTTTAGGTTTTTCCTCAGTAATTATAGGTGGTGACCAAAATTAACATGGCTTATTGactaaaataggaataaaatattttgggattttttcccatcttttacTGCCCACTTGaacattattttctcttcatagCCATCCTTTCTACCTGACATATTCTCTTCCCTTATCAGAAGTTATGCAAAAAATGGCAATAGCCTGTGTCATCAGGAGAGATTATATATTAATGGAGaaaattactcttttaaaaatttatttattaaagattttatttatttgagagagagagagcacgcaagcagggggaggggcagagggagaagcagactccccactaagcggggagccccacgcgggaccctgggatcatgacctgagcctcatgcaggcagacacttcaccgactgagtcacccaggcgccccgttttttAAGACTTAAGCATTATGTGATAAAGGGAAGAACTTCAGCCAGTGCCATGGAAAAAAGGATGTCTCACCATTTcagttttctaaatataattaatGAAGTTTGCCATCTCCTGGATCTGGAGAAATGGAAGATTGGAGAATCATTAGTGCCATACTAGCGAAAGAATGCTGGGTATGTgcactttgttttcttcctcctggcTGGGGATTCCATCCATTTTATGTGTCTTCTAGGTTATATTATGAGacaagaaaaatgttaataattgaTCTAAATACCTCAAATATAAATCTGTGGAAAATAGTGTTTTTGTTCCAAGTTTGAATCTGGacattatgtattatgtatttttgCCCATAGGTGTTTCATGCAATCGACTTGGTCAGCATTCCTGTCTCCGTTGTAAGGtatacttgtttgtttgttatttttagattttgtttttattcccagTACTCCTCCACCTCAGATTATTTATAGCTGTAGCTATAAATTAATCTACGAGGGCCTTTAAACATTATGTAGTTTACTTCTTTAATTTGGAGATTGTGAAATTGAATTGGGAAAGCTGAGTGACTTTCCAAAGGTCATCCAGTTGGCTTATCTAATGTGACACTAATGCACATATCTCCTGAATCTTGGCTCAGTGTTTTTACACCTTAGGTTTATGGAGAATATTCTGACCAAAATGTTGAGGGTATATTTTAATTAGCATCAAAATTCACTTGCTTAGGAGAGTTTGAGTAAAGTGAGGATTTCCATAATGTTCTGTTTCCTTAGATCTTGTCTCCAGCATTTCCGTTTGTTAAAGATCACTGAACAGGTGCAGCCAATTCACTTCCTGTCAGAAACATGTCTCTGATTCTTCTGGTCCTAACcctgtctcttctttctctctcagatctGCCCCAATTTGACCAAATGGCTTTCAGGTGTTGTctatgctgtttcctctgccttaGATTCCTCTTCCAATTTTGTTTACCCTCCTGTACCCTTTTTCTCCTTCAGATCTCAGCCAACATGTCATGTTtcccaggaagcctttcctgaatCCTGTAACTGGTTTGGTGCCCCTCCGCTGCTCTTCCCtttcagtgcacagtgtctcGCAATTACCTTTCCTCTTGTCTGTGTCCTGGTTAGGTTATATATCTGTGAGGGTGAATACGCTATTCACCATTATGTCATCAGGGGCTTTGTGTTATTTATGAATGAATCAGTGTGGCTAGTCATACCCTGTATATAGTTTCTGCTTTATGTTAGGTCATAGTTCAGAGAGGTCTGGCAAAGACTATTTCCCTTAAGAAATTTAAATCAGGAGTGTGACCAGTCCTAACAAAAGTCTTAATCTCTACCCTAACAAAACTGCCTTTAAATTTCCTGGAAATATTGAAtgataattttgtatattttttgaattatttatttacttgcttatttttaCTTCTCCTATATAGGCTTGTTTCTGTGATGATCACACAAGGAGCAAAGTGtttaagcaagaaaaaggaaaacagcctCCCTGCCCCAAATGTGGACACGAAACTCAGGAAACTAAGGATCTCAGCATGTCAAGTAAGGCTCTTCTTAAAATATCAATAGAGTGATTTTACTTTCTTGCTTAGACaacatttatctcttttttttctctttctatttttgtttttgcctcttcTTCGTATATGAAAAGATGAATGTGTTCTCTTAAGCAAATGGAATTTTACAGCCTTGGAAAATTTGTGGGTGAAGTTTCTCAATTTAACTTAAGAAATACACCATCATTCACTTTGATATTTGGCATTTGACTCAGTTAATGACATAGTGAATACTGAAATTTAAGACCAAAAAGTGATTTTTCTGCCTTTGCTGAAGCTTTCCTTGTTAAATAATTGAGCAGCTATAAATCTTTAATATTCGAGTGCTGGTAATCTTCAGTGCTTGGAAGTAGGAATTCATTCTGAAGCTTTTTGTAGGTGTGTGGTATTTGAGCAGCTATGCGTATTATGTAATATATCACTACTATAGGAaattgttttgtggtttttatatAACTTTTCTATGAAGGAATAACACTACTACAAACAAGCTTGTAGTAACACAGCTTATAATTTTGTTAAAGAGAAACATAGAATGGATGGTTCCATAGAGTGGAACCAGAATTCTAAATGACTCTGACAGTACTTTTGTTTAATCAAAGATGTAGTTGTACAATGAGTCTCACACTGATGGTTTTGCTGATTTTTTGCACTAAACCATATTGCCTCTTAGAAGAAATGAAGGGCTTTGTCTTGTCGGACACCAGAAGTATAGAGTAGTTCtcttaagaaaaatgtaatgacATGAAATCAACAGTTCtgtgatttgaaaataaaattttaatccaTCAAATGAAGAGCATTTTAGTTTTTAACATGCCTTATTTGAATTCTGTTTAGAGAGTGCTgttgttcttattttgttttccaacttTTTCTAGATTTAGTGAAATGACagtgttgtctttattttttgttatgtatGGTATGTATATAGACTCTGAGTAGGATAGAACTGATGGCTGTTACTAAGGTCTCCTTTCTTTCCAGTGAAGTACTAAGTGAGGAAATTAGGAAAATGGGAGTAAGAAGCAGCCAATCAAATTCATACAATTTTGTATACTGTAGAGGAAGGTGAAGATGTAAAGAATCGGAACAAGGTGCCATGTACATATCTGTCTTTTGCAGCACGCTCCCTGAAATTTGGCAGGCAGACTGGAGGCGAAGAGGGAGATGGAGCTTCTGGGTATGATGCCTATTGGAAGAACCTTTCTTCCGATAAGTATGGTGATAGCAGCTACCATGatgaagaggaagatgaagatgaagcAGAGGatgatgaagaggaggaagatgaagttGGAAAGGATTCAGATGCTGAGTCAtcagatttatttactaatttgaaTTTAGGAAGGACCTATGCCAGTGGTTATGCTCACTATGAGGAACAAGACAACTAGGAGAGCAGCTTGCCCGTGGGTGACCGTGTCTGAGAGGAGCCAGAATATGTGTGTTCGATGAATTGGGTGTGGATGTTCAGAAGTACTGTCACTTAGCCTTGTGCGGAAGACTAGTTCCACTCACGGGGGCAAGGAGTAGGGCATAGCATTTTTATAGGAACTGATAATCAGGCTTATAGTGTAAGAAAAAATGAATTCCGGATGTGAGATGTTTATTGATCCAAGCAATTGAAGCATCATGGATTGGAGTTTTACTGATTTCAGTAATCAGTAGGTTATGCCAATTAGATACATATACAGGATAAAAGAATAGGGTGGTAATATATTTGATTGAAATTAAAttgctgtttttattaaaaaacactgCTTATATTCATTCTGTCTGATTTTGTAAGATGGTAATGGGTAAAACAAATTATTGCATTTTTCCTTGTAGGTCCACAGGATGAGAGTCAGATGTTAAATGCtgaattttcattaaatattcatattatcTTAAGGAGTCATGATATGTATGTTTTAGCAattactcattcattttttttttcacagtgtaTGCCCTGAACAGTACCTGTTATTAATGCCTAACTGCGTAGACAAAGGTGACTACAGAGCTAGttttcagagacacagagacagagacggtaGTATTACACAGATGCATTATGCATTTGTCTTTGAATAAATCTAGTATTTCACTTATATACTTTTGATAGTTCTTGTTCTaaactttttaaacttattttggaAAGCATTTCCAATATTTTTGTATAAACTGCTTCATTTTTCATCTGCTGTGCAAAATCGGTAAGAGATTAATGGAGTGGTAGATGGCAGAGTTATGCGGCCAGACCCCATCACTTGTGGAAGTGGAGAACAGGCAGTTGCTGGCACAGGTTCCAATTGTACACCTTGCGCTGGCGATGGATTGGGATGGTGTCCTTGAGAGGAATGTGTTAGTGCGTCGGCTGGCATTTGAGAAGGATGGAGAAAATTGTAGCTGTGAGGATAAAAGGGTTGGATGGCTATTGCTAGGCCATTCTTATTCTATAGAAACGTAATGAACAGCTGAGGGCAATAACGGGCCGGGGGAAGCCAGGTGTTAAAGCCAGAGGGCCTCTGGATGCACAGGAGCTAGTTTTCATCTCTTGCAGCAGGGTTGctgagaaagctgaggcccaaGCACAGGACATGATAGTCTGTATGGATAGACTTCAAAGACAGTTGCCAAGAAGGCAGGTCTGTTATGCGGTGGTCAGGGCACTTTTTGggcaaacccaggaccctgacaaGTGAGGTGGAGGCATCTGAATGGATGCTGCTGAAGATGTTCACTGTGCAGACTGGTGAACTTCCTGAGCCTGTAGTCGTAGCCCACCCCTCTCTGGTAAGGGCAGACACTCCCGCCCCGCCTCCAAGCTGGCTGACAATGCAGAGCTCTCTCCCCAAGCAAAAGGTGCCCCGTTTAGGACTTGTCCTATCTCCAGGCTACTAGATCTTGATCAGGGTTAGGTAACTATCATTCAGGTTAAGGAAAACTCAGCTGGAGAGGTGCTGGGCCTGCAGAGAAGAACAGAGTCTACCCCAAAGGAGCTGCAAGAATTGGCTAGCATGAACTGGGAGGAGCTTGAGGAGTACATGAGACAGGAAGCAGGGTGAAGATCAAGAGAGTCAGGTCGTAAACTAGGGGAgaatttaatagaattttaatagCACCCACATAGGGTCCTTGGGTTGCAGGATAAGAGCGATCTTAAATTAATAGTATTTAACGCCCTGGTTGGGATCCTGGGAGATGGTGTACACTCACTACCAGGATGGCTCCTAGAAGCATGGAAAAAGCAATGGCTAATTCCAAGCAAAGTTGAAATGTGAGCATATTATTGTGACAGAGTGTGGAGGAAGGATTAAAAGTTGAAGGAAGTGGGTATGCTGGAATGGATAGATTATCTTTGGTTGGACAGTTCACCAGATGATTATGTTTCATAGAAGTAGGCCCACCAGACAAACCATCTAACAAAGCCATAAAGACATGTAACTGCTGAGAGG from Ursus arctos isolate Adak ecotype North America unplaced genomic scaffold, UrsArc2.0 scaffold_11, whole genome shotgun sequence carries:
- the ZNF330 gene encoding zinc finger protein 330, with product MPKKKTGARKKAENRREREKQLRASRGTIDLAKHPCNASMECDKCQRRQKNRAFCYFCNSVQKLPICAQCGKTKCMMKSSDCVIKHAGVYSTGLAMVGAICDFCEAWVCHGRKCLSTHACACPLTDAECVECERGVWDHGGRIFSCSFCHNFLCEDDQFEHQASCQVLEAETFKCVSCNRLGQHSCLRCKACFCDDHTRSKVFKQEKGKQPPCPKCGHETQETKDLSMSTRSLKFGRQTGGEEGDGASGYDAYWKNLSSDKYGDSSYHDEEEDEDEAEDDEEEEDEVGKDSDAESSDLFTNLNLGRTYASGYAHYEEQDN